From Ochotona princeps isolate mOchPri1 chromosome X, mOchPri1.hap1, whole genome shotgun sequence, one genomic window encodes:
- the NDUFB11 gene encoding NADH dehydrogenase [ubiquinone] 1 beta subcomplex subunit 11, mitochondrial translates to MAAGMLGLSARCFLAAAATRGLPAVRARWESSSSRAVVAPSAVAGRRPPPPAVHWQEDPDPEDENLYEKNPDCHGYDRDPVVDLWNMRAVFFFGFSIVLVFGTTFLIYLPDYRMQEWARREAERLVKYREANGLPLMESNCFDPSKIQLPEDED, encoded by the exons ATGGCGGCCGGAATGTTAGGGTTGTCCGCTCGCTGCTTTTTGGCGGCTGCGGCTACGCGAGGGCTCCCGGCTGTCCGCGCTCGCTGGGAATCCAGCTCCTCCAGGGCTGTGGTCGCTCCGTCTGCTGTTGCTGGAAGGCGACCTCCACCACCGGCCGTCCACTGGCAGGAAGACCCAGATCCCGAGGACGAAAACCTCTATGAGAag AACCCAGACTGCCATGGATATGACAGGGACCCTGTTGTGGACCTCTGGAACATGCGAGCTGTCTTTTTCTTTGGCTTCTCCATTGTCCTGGTCTTTGGCACCACCTTTCTGATTTATCTGCCTGACTACAG GATGCAGGAATGGGCTCGCCGGGAAGCTGAGAGGCTGGTGAAATACCGAGAGGCCAATGGTCTCCCTCTTATGGAATCCAACTGCTTCGATCCCAGCAAGATCCAGCTGCCAGAGGATGAGGACTGA